GTTCCCGAAGCATTCGCTGACGAGGCTGCGGTTCAGGCGGGAGTAGAACGCGGGCCGCAGCCGGATGGAGGACACCACATGAATACCGTGCAGCGCCTGCCGGATTATGACGTCGTCGTGGCGGGGGGCGGGCCCGCAGGGGTCTGCGCCGGACTAGCCGCCGCGCGCGCCGGGATGAAGACACTCGTCGTCGAGCAGTTCAACTGCCTCGGTGGCATGTCAACGATCGGCATCCACCAGAAGATCGCGGTCTACAACGGCGCCGGGGGATCGCCCCGCATCGTCGGGGGCATCGCGAAGGAGATCGCCGACCGGGCCGTGCGCGACTTCGAGGCCGAGTATCGTCCGGGCGGGCTCTTCGTCGAAATCGAGGGCTTCAAGTACCTCCTCGACCGGATGGCGGAGGAAGCAGGCCTGGACCTTCTGTACTACACGCTGGTGACCGACGCCGTAGTGGAGGACGGGGCGGTCGCCGGGCTCACCCTCACCAACAAGTCCGGGACCTTCTCCGTCGCCGCGAAGAGGTTTGTAGACTGCACCGGCGACGCCGATGTCGCATTCCGCGCGGGATGCCGCATGATGCACGGGCGCGCGGAGGACGGACGGATGCAGCCCGTGACCCTGATGTACCGCGTGGGAGGCGTCCACTGGCCGTACACCGAGCGGTACATGCACGACCACGACCCGAAGCTCCAGGACTTCTGCAAGCGCGCCGCCGAGGCCGGGCTGATGGGCCCATGGCAGAGCCAGCTCATGGGCTTCTGGTGGATACCCTCCCGCCCCGACCAGGTCGGCATCAACTTCACCCACATGCACCTCGACGGGAGTTCCGCGTTCGATTTGACGAGAGCTGCGATCGAGGGACGCAAGCAGGTCCGCGAGGCGGTCGAGGCCATGCGCGCGATGATCCCCGGCTTCGAGAAGAGCTACCTCATAGACACCGCCGCGCAGATCGGCGTGCGGGAGACCCGGCGGATCTTCGGCGAGTACGTGCTTACCGAGGACGACCTGAAGGGGCAGACGATCTTCGAGGACAGCATCGGGCTGGGGGCAGCCTTCGTAGACATCCACAACACCGAGGGCCCGGGGATGGACAGGCGCTCAGGCTTCGATTTCCCCGCGGGCGGGTACTACTCTATCCCGTATCGGTCGCTCGTGCCGGAGAGCGTGGACAACCTGCTCGTCGCCGGCCGATGCCACAGCGTGACCCACGAGGCCGCCGGCTCGACCCGCTGGATGACGCAGTGCA
This genomic stretch from Armatimonadota bacterium harbors:
- a CDS encoding FAD-dependent oxidoreductase; the encoded protein is MNTVQRLPDYDVVVAGGGPAGVCAGLAAARAGMKTLVVEQFNCLGGMSTIGIHQKIAVYNGAGGSPRIVGGIAKEIADRAVRDFEAEYRPGGLFVEIEGFKYLLDRMAEEAGLDLLYYTLVTDAVVEDGAVAGLTLTNKSGTFSVAAKRFVDCTGDADVAFRAGCRMMHGRAEDGRMQPVTLMYRVGGVHWPYTERYMHDHDPKLQDFCKRAAEAGLMGPWQSQLMGFWWIPSRPDQVGINFTHMHLDGSSAFDLTRAAIEGRKQVREAVEAMRAMIPGFEKSYLIDTAAQIGVRETRRIFGEYVLTEDDLKGQTIFEDSIGLGAAFVDIHNTEGPGMDRRSGFDFPAGGYYSIPYRSLVPESVDNLLVAGRCHSVTHEAAGSTRWMTQCMVMGQAAGEAAALSIEDSAAPRGINIPTLQERLASGGAVLR